A window from Branchiostoma floridae strain S238N-H82 chromosome 16, Bfl_VNyyK, whole genome shotgun sequence encodes these proteins:
- the LOC118403405 gene encoding uncharacterized protein LOC118403405 — translation MSEQKYMIKNKGCGMVLDVTKGGDVVGSDIVLWEQHGADNQCWTYTHDQICTMLKPSGKDIALCIKDRVNGTLTMSECIHDPADGRIKDQQWSVFGADGTIACKDDTDWVLDCGGQQKEEKITVTRRANPPTSSQQWEWVPC, via the exons ATGTCTGAACAAAAGTACATGATCAAGAACAAGGGCTGTGGCATGGTGCTGGATGTGACCAAGGGCGGTGACGTGGTTGGCTCAGACATCGTGCTGTGGGAGCAACATGGCGCCGACAATCAG TGCTGGACTTACACTCACGACCAGATTTGCACTATGCTGAAGCCTTCAGGAAAGGACATCGCCTTGTGTATCAAGGACCGTGTCAATGGGACTTTGACCATGTCCGAATGCATTCAC GACCCCGCCGATGGCCGTATCAAGGACCAGCAGTGGTCAGTGTTCGGTGCCGACGGTACCATTGCCTGTAAGGACGATACTGATTGGGTTTTGGATTGCGGAGGCCAGCAAAAGG AGGAGAAGATAACGGTTACACGCCGTGCCAACCCTCCGACTAGCAGCCAGCAGTGGGAGTGGGTGCCCTGCTAG